The Eublepharis macularius isolate TG4126 chromosome 12, MPM_Emac_v1.0, whole genome shotgun sequence genomic sequence AGTTATTTAAAATTGGTTACACAGAGTCATATATCAGTGCCAGTGTTGGCGGGAATGCAAGCATGTTACAGAGTTCTGGGAAAAAAATATTACACCAAATAGCCCTTATTACAGCATACACTATTCCCCTAAaaccagaattaatttttttagacatctggaatttctctctagaaatgaatttttagtcacaaaacttcctcaacaagcagtttgcaatttggaaatgttaggcttatggtaactcattaagaagccaaacaacataatgcaagttgtagtttatcaaaatgccagtgtatggagttttatcaaagctttaaatgttacaagttgtaattgtagattctttattgttactttctatttgttatatgtttttattgttatatttaaaaatggaaaattaataaaaaaaattttttttaaatgtatcagTGCCAGGCAAACAATTTTACACACAATTCTTTCAAAGAACATGATGGGACActgaggaggagaaaggaggacTCAAAGCCATAGTAATACCTGTTCCTATGAAAGGAAAAGTGGGGGAGAtgaagtaagaagagccttgccTTCAGTTTTTGCCGCGTCTCTTCCAGCTGCTTCACAAGGCCCAGCCGCTCACTGCGTGGGGTGTTGAGAAGGGGCAGCCCATGGCTCCCAGCCCTCGCGTGATCTTTTTCCAGGGCCTCCAAGCGCAACAGCCGCTGGGCCACAGCTGGCTGAAGATTCTCCAGAGGTATCAAGGAGCTGCCGGGGGAGAAAGACTAAACAGTTCTTTATCATGCTTTGGTAGAGTTAAAGCCACATTCCCTCTCCGTTAGTTTTACTCCTGGAAGCTGGCATCCTCCTGAAGCAGCCAGGATGAACCTGATCATGCTGCAAATACACCCCTGACCGCTAAAAGACTTGGCGCCTGACCTGAGTGGCTTCTCTTCCACCTCAGCTTGGTGTTCCTCCTCAATGCAGGGTCTCTTTGCCTCAGGACCTGCGTCACTGGCATCTGCGCAAGGTCTCTTGGCTGCTCCTGTGGGTGAGAAAGGGTTGATCACAGAAGATTTTAGGTCAGTATTTTTGGCCTTTTACCATGAATCCCCTTTTTTGCTCTAGGGAACCCAGGAATCTTAGCTTCCACTCTACAGTGCTTCTGTTCTAGTTCTGCTCAAGCTTAATAGGCCCAACTTTTCCTTACCCATATCTGGCAAGGTTTCCTGTGTGAAGGGCTTATTCACCACTTCCTTGGACTTGGCAGCAAAGTTGAGGCTTGTGAGGGTGTCGTAGTAGTATCTCTTTTCTGGGGCAATGTTTGCAATGATCACACTGTGAGCAGTGCCACCCAAGGAatcctagagagagagagaaaatgtgagCATGAACATCTAGGAGAAACCGTTTGCTTGCCTCAACAATTGCAAGATTGGCCTTCCACAGAACTCAGCTACCTGCAAGAGACGGGTAAGCTTGCTATCTCTGTAGGGTACCCGAGGCAGCCCTTGGTTGAGGGCATCCACCACCTTGCTGAGCACAAAGAGCGAAGTGTTGATGGCCCCACTCTCCTTCAGACGCAGGCCTTTGTTGCCTGTCCGCCGGTTGTCTTCCGAGCCAGCTAGGTCAATGAGGCACAGTTTGGCAGCTCGGCGTGCATACGGGGGCCAGCCCTGGGTTTGGCTCACCCATACCAGCAGCACAGCGTGGCTGCGACTTGAGCGCTGATTCAACTGTGTGGATGCCACAGTCCTGTTGCAACTGGCAGGCAGGAAGAGGCTTTCAAAGTCTGAAAAGCTGGTGATCTCTTTTTGTGTCAGGCCAGGCACCAGAATATGGTGGTTACGATCCTCCCGGATTGGCAAGTCATGGAGCGAGGGCTCTAGGAGATCCAAAACCTGAGGAACGACAAAGAGACTAGGTAGTCCTAGGATGGTGTGCCAGCTGTACTGGCAACCTTTAGCATATTGCTAAGAAGGGAACTAGAACAAAGACGAAAAGCACTGCTGTTATCACTTGGCACAAGGGCGCAGACAATTATTTTCCTGTAACGAGAGGCTCCTCCCTTCCCAGCTTGTTCTATGCCAGCTTCTCCCCCAAACATTCCACAAGCATCATCTccttcctaaccactacacttcaTTTCTCACTCATATAGCCCTAGTTCCATCAACATGTACCTTCTCTTGGTAGATTTCCAGGTATGACATAGAAACAGAGtacttccactcatcccctgaaGCATTCCTTGTCATCTGCAAGAGATCCCGAACCGCTCGCGGTATCACCCCTGGCTGATCCGGACTCCCCAACATGGTGTGTGTCTTACCTGCCATTTTTGTGAGAGAAAAGACCAGCAGAACAGAGAATTTAGAGTTTGGCTTAGTTTCCAATTGCAGTCTACTTGCTGACCCCAGCTCCTCCAGGTTGATTTAGtccatttcccccttttcaaTACTCACCTGCTCCGGTAGGCCCATAGGCCAGGATGCTGGCATTCTGGCCCTCCAGCAGATGGCACAGGACAGGTTGAACGGATCCCACGTAGATGTCATTTTGGGTGGCTTTTTCACCATAAAAGGCATCAAACCTAGTCAGAAGAAGGGTGTGGTTGAAGCCCACTGGCTTTGCTGGAAAACCAGTGTTTTCTAAGGTAGGGAGAAGCACATTTGAAGCCATATCAAAACAACCTTCCCCTGTCGAGAGAGGCCATTATGCACCTTggcacttccccccacccccaggcaaaACCCAGCAAAGAACTCTTTTAGACTCCTCCTTCACAGTGCAGACCGCAACAGAAGCTCTGTGAGAGTTCTCCCCTTACGTAACTCATCCGCTCACTTCCACGTGTAAAACAAAGACAGAGGCAAATGGGAGGATGCAGCAAAGTCCAGCTTCCACTGAGTGGATGGCAGGAGAGGCTT encodes the following:
- the KIF22 gene encoding kinesin-like protein KIF22, translating into MTTHQRLSQAEFRRVPVKAQARVRVCVRLRPGVGTGQGQDAPCVRGVDSRSLEILNWRNEMETMKYQFDAFYGEKATQNDIYVGSVQPVLCHLLEGQNASILAYGPTGAGKTHTMLGSPDQPGVIPRAVRDLLQMTRNASGDEWKYSVSMSYLEIYQEKVLDLLEPSLHDLPIREDRNHHILVPGLTQKEITSFSDFESLFLPASCNRTVASTQLNQRSSRSHAVLLVWVSQTQGWPPYARRAAKLCLIDLAGSEDNRRTGNKGLRLKESGAINTSLFVLSKVVDALNQGLPRVPYRDSKLTRLLQDSLGGTAHSVIIANIAPEKRYYYDTLTSLNFAAKSKEVVNKPFTQETLPDMGAAKRPCADASDAGPEAKRPCIEEEHQAEVEEKPLSSLIPLENLQPAVAQRLLRLEALEKDHARAGSHGLPLLNTPRSERLGLVKQLEETRQKLKALEERQLEMEAKAIQSNEQAPALQMPAKLRKKAVVLPLQKVQTPEKTQEEDSVTIVQQKKRGRKKKTSTSSCENEAPTEWEMALRPDLLARSKGNILALLNTGSEKDLIALHRIGKKKARLIVAWRDLHGSFEKVEDLEKIEGVSAKQAASFLKANILSSFGSLQPLN